In a genomic window of Nocardiopsis mwathae:
- a CDS encoding ATP-binding protein translates to MATETPERAGGFAAVEADAMALGYDLHRHSTTGGYRYTLRNSSSGHLIGFDHLTAVAAFLDDPLLPRRGQPRSRAFPGEPASVRRARQWVREAGAGIGGRADEAELVVSELVTNALRHSRSGAGGDVDIALTRRPGAILIEVTDEGPLVPGTLPRPCQADPDRVHGRGLALVEASSQRWGVVPGPQRQSTTVWAEVAR, encoded by the coding sequence ATGGCCACCGAGACCCCTGAGCGGGCGGGAGGGTTCGCTGCGGTCGAAGCGGACGCCATGGCGCTCGGCTATGACCTCCACCGGCACAGCACCACCGGCGGGTACCGGTACACGCTCCGCAACTCCAGCAGCGGGCACCTCATCGGCTTCGATCACCTCACCGCCGTCGCGGCGTTCCTCGACGACCCCCTTCTCCCTCGGCGCGGGCAGCCGCGGAGCCGGGCGTTCCCCGGTGAACCGGCGTCCGTGCGGCGGGCGCGGCAGTGGGTGCGCGAGGCCGGGGCCGGGATCGGTGGTCGGGCCGACGAGGCCGAGCTGGTCGTGAGCGAGCTGGTCACCAACGCGCTCCGGCATTCGCGCTCCGGGGCCGGCGGCGACGTCGACATCGCCCTGACCCGTCGGCCCGGGGCGATCCTGATCGAGGTCACCGACGAGGGGCCGCTGGTTCCGGGCACCCTTCCCCGCCCGTGCCAGGCGGACCCCGACCGTGTCCACGGGCGGGGACTCGCCCTGGTGGAGGCGTCCTCGCAGCGGTGGGGTGTCGTGCCCGGACCGCAGCGGCAGAGCACCACCGTGTGGGCCGAAGTGGCCCGGTAG
- a CDS encoding helix-turn-helix domain-containing protein, whose translation MNPEVNPAWVRFGVEVKKLRSKAGLTQVQIHSRTGISASMLSAIENATRAPKRNHAELLDKALSTHGALVRLWLDINDSVNVPDWWRNIGVMERNAVEIREYQMTFVPGLIQTDAYIRTAMRQARRWDSADVIERDVEARTSRLDKLREDVFLWFVVDEYAFTRVVGDEQIMRAQLSRVLDLIAQGRIQVQVITQPRPLHPGMSGPLRVLDFQDRSPVALVEHLVGEEVIDSPQTVRQCRSLFGALQAEALSLSDSARMLEKLREDYG comes from the coding sequence ATGAACCCTGAGGTAAATCCCGCATGGGTAAGGTTCGGCGTTGAGGTCAAGAAGCTGCGCTCCAAGGCCGGACTTACACAGGTCCAGATCCACAGCAGGACTGGCATCTCCGCCTCTATGCTGTCCGCCATCGAAAACGCGACACGCGCCCCAAAACGGAATCACGCGGAGCTACTGGACAAAGCTCTCTCCACACATGGCGCACTCGTCAGGCTCTGGCTCGACATCAACGACAGCGTGAACGTGCCCGATTGGTGGCGGAACATCGGGGTCATGGAACGCAACGCTGTGGAGATCCGTGAATACCAGATGACGTTCGTTCCTGGCTTGATCCAGACGGACGCCTATATTCGAACCGCGATGCGCCAGGCTCGCCGCTGGGACTCCGCCGACGTCATCGAGCGCGATGTCGAAGCGCGCACATCGCGCCTCGACAAGCTCCGCGAAGACGTGTTCCTGTGGTTCGTCGTAGACGAGTACGCCTTCACGCGCGTTGTCGGGGACGAGCAGATCATGCGAGCCCAACTGAGCCGAGTGCTCGACCTCATTGCCCAAGGGAGGATCCAAGTGCAGGTCATCACGCAGCCCAGGCCGCTCCACCCCGGTATGAGCGGACCCTTGCGCGTCCTCGACTTCCAAGATCGCAGCCCCGTAGCCCTTGTGGAGCACCTGGTGGGCGAAGAGGTCATAGATTCCCCGCAGACCGTCAGGCAATGCCGCAGCCTGTTCGGGGCGCTGCAGGCCGAGGCTCTCTCGCTTTCGGACTCTGCGAGGATGCTTGAGAAGCTCAGAGAGGATTACGGATGA
- a CDS encoding DUF397 domain-containing protein: MTELRWHTSSYSGGSTGTCVEVAEGLMTAVRDTQHRHHGHLEFPSTEWTKFLTSVKDRQL; this comes from the coding sequence ATGACTGAATTGCGGTGGCACACATCCAGCTACAGCGGTGGAAGCACAGGCACCTGCGTCGAGGTAGCCGAGGGTCTGATGACCGCCGTGCGCGACACCCAACACCGCCACCATGGCCACCTGGAGTTCCCCAGCACCGAGTGGACGAAGTTCCTCACCTCGGTGAAGGACCGACAGCTATAG
- a CDS encoding isochorismatase family protein, which translates to MQPNTRDVLVVIDMQNGFIRPASAHIVPEVVGLVRDWAAAGGAVLFTRYLNYPGSPYTRILDWHKLQASPETDIIPELAPLLPSGVVLNKTVYSLFTEDGGDLVKEHGWQHLYFCGIDTESCVTQSAIGAFERGLTPYVITDASASHDHDDLHRAALLLLAKNIGAHQLLTRTDLALPHAHL; encoded by the coding sequence GTGCAGCCGAATACGCGTGACGTCCTTGTCGTCATCGACATGCAGAACGGGTTCATCCGTCCCGCATCCGCTCACATCGTGCCGGAAGTCGTGGGCCTGGTCCGCGACTGGGCGGCGGCCGGGGGCGCGGTCCTGTTCACCCGTTACCTCAACTACCCCGGCAGCCCCTACACCCGCATCCTCGACTGGCACAAGCTCCAGGCCTCACCCGAGACAGACATCATCCCCGAGCTGGCCCCGCTGCTGCCCTCCGGTGTGGTGCTGAACAAGACCGTCTACTCCCTGTTCACCGAGGACGGCGGAGACCTCGTCAAGGAGCACGGCTGGCAGCACCTCTACTTCTGCGGCATCGACACCGAAAGCTGCGTCACCCAGAGCGCCATCGGTGCCTTCGAGCGCGGGCTCACCCCCTACGTCATCACCGACGCCAGCGCCTCACACGACCACGACGACCTCCACCGCGCCGCACTCCTCCTACTCGCCAAGAACATCGGCGCCCACCAACTGCTCACCCGCACTGACCTCGCCCTCCCCCACGCACACCTATAA
- a CDS encoding NUDIX hydrolase, protein MHDPSTGTTGAPAFSTVRIRVGAALFCGERVCVIRRDRPAGALYTLPGGKVEPGEPLEGALARELSEELRLEAASWDGPPELLWVQDQMVARPGPTPPPRKLHLVYRLHIGEEARGRLAEEEHDAAPNGRGDTGRVEWRDYRTVGDLALFPAVGGQIAGLETPVSRPDRTLAPPMTDITFSWR, encoded by the coding sequence GTGCACGACCCCTCCACCGGCACCACCGGCGCACCGGCGTTCTCCACCGTGCGGATCCGCGTCGGCGCCGCCCTGTTCTGCGGCGAGCGGGTGTGCGTGATTCGCCGCGACCGGCCCGCCGGTGCCCTGTACACGCTGCCGGGCGGCAAAGTCGAACCCGGCGAACCCCTGGAAGGGGCGCTGGCACGCGAGCTGTCCGAGGAGCTGCGCCTGGAGGCCGCGTCCTGGGACGGCCCCCCGGAGTTGCTGTGGGTCCAAGACCAGATGGTCGCGCGCCCCGGACCCACCCCGCCGCCCCGCAAGCTGCACCTGGTCTACCGGCTGCATATCGGCGAGGAGGCGCGGGGGCGGCTGGCCGAGGAGGAGCACGACGCCGCCCCGAACGGCCGGGGCGACACCGGGCGGGTGGAGTGGCGGGACTACCGCACCGTGGGTGACCTCGCCCTGTTTCCCGCTGTGGGCGGGCAGATCGCGGGGCTGGAGACACCGGTGAGCCGCCCGGATCGCACTCTGGCCCCGCCGATGACCGACATAACGTTCTCCTGGCGGTGA